In Periplaneta americana isolate PAMFEO1 chromosome 4, P.americana_PAMFEO1_priV1, whole genome shotgun sequence, one DNA window encodes the following:
- the Dop1R2 gene encoding dopamine receptor 2, with protein MNGSLADSLWDEKQALGDGSADWNSAAGNHQNWSTSEDTFTEGITLDNNFTLDANASDENDVAWELLQKRAPLAVLLLLFSVATVFGNMLVILAVIRERYLHTATNYFVTSLAVADCLVGLVVMPFSAVYEVLENRWFFGMDWCDVWRSLDVLFSTASILNLCVISLDRYWAITDPFTYPTRMSVRRAALLIAAVWVCSGAISFPAIVWWRAVRTEVVPAFKCPFTENLGYLVFSSTISFYLPLFVMVFTYYRIYRAAVIQTRSLKLGSKQVMMASGELELTLRIHRGGNNSSSTNSGNTVVDDRHMYSSGSGGTPDELPGEVLDAADTMSPPHHHHHHHHHHHHHHQNNGLTRHASTRIMAGNTANSKAMSKNFSLSRKLAKFAKEKKAAKTLGIVMGVFIVCWLPFFVVNLLSGFCLRCIWNEELVSAVVTWLGWINSSMNPVIYACWSRDFRRSVSSNFILVVKILLDEFIVLNSLHCDIFTY; from the coding sequence ATGAACGGAAGCCTAGCAGATAGCCTTTGGGACGAAAAACAAGCGTTGGGTGATGGCTCTGCTGATTGGAATTCTGCTGCTGGGAACCACCAAAACTGGTCGACATCAGAAGATACATTCACTGAAGGCATTACGCTCGACAACAACTTCACTCTGGATGCCAACGCTTCCGACGAGAACGATGTGGCCTGGGAACTATTGCAGAAGCGCGCCCCCTTGGCCGTTTTACTGCTACTGTTCTCCGTGGCCACCGTTTTCGGCAACATGCTCGTCATCCTCGCCGTCATCCGGGAGCGGTACCTCCACACAGCCACCAACTACTTCGTCACTTCCCTAGCAGTGGCCGACTGTCTTGTGGGTCTTGTCGTGATGCCTTTCAGTGCCGTGTATGAAGTCCTTGAGAACAGGTGGTTTTTTGGGATGGATTGGTGCGACGTGTGGAGGTCGTTAGACGTTCTGTTCAGCACAGCATCTATCTTGAACCTGTGTGTGATCTCTCTGGACCGGTACTGGGCTATTACCGACCCCTTCACGTACCCCACCAGAATGAGTGTGCGGAGAGCAGCGCTGCTGATAGCGGCTGTGTGGGTGTGCTCCGGAGCGATCTCCTTCCCTGCGATTGTCTGGTGGAGGGCAGTCAGGACTGAAGTGGTGCCCGCCTTTAAATGCCCCTTCACGGAAAACCTCGGATACTTGGTTTTCTCCTCAACAATATCCTTCTATCTCCCGCTCTTTGTGATGGTGTTCACGTACTACAGAATATACAGAGCTGCGGTAATCCAGACGAGATCCCTCAAGCTGGGATCGAAGCAGGTGATGATGGCTTCTGGCGAGCTTGAATTAACCCTCAGAATACACAGAGGTGGGAATAACAGCAGTTCCACTAATAGTGGGAATACTGTAGTGGATGACAGACATATGTACAGTAGCGGAAGTGGAGGAACACCTGATGAACTTCCAGGTGAAGTTCTAGATGCGGCTGATACTATGTCTCCTccacatcaccatcatcatcaccatcatcaccaccaccaccatcatcaaaaCAATGGACTAACAAGACATGCATCAACTAGAATAATGGCCGGAAACACGGCGAACAGTAAGGCGATGTCTAAGAATTTTTCGTTGAGTAGGAAACTTGCAAAATTCGCTAAAGAGAAGAAGGCGGCGAAAACACTTGGGATCGTGATGGGAGTGTTCATTGTGTGTTGGTTGCCCTTCTTCGTGGTGAATCTTCTCTCCGGCTTCTGTCTGCGCTGCATCTGGAACGAGGAGCTTGTGTCTGCGGTTGTGACGTGGTTGGGCTGGATCAATTCCAGTATGAATCCTGTCATCTATGCCTGCTGGAGTCGAGATTTCAGAAGGTCAGTGTCCTCGAATTTTATTCTTGTAGTGAAAATATTGCTAGATGAATTTATTGTATTAAACTCTCTTCATTGCGacatatttacttattaa